From the Carettochelys insculpta isolate YL-2023 chromosome 27, ASM3395843v1, whole genome shotgun sequence genome, one window contains:
- the HMG20B gene encoding SWI/SNF-related matrix-associated actin-dependent regulator of chromatin subfamily E member 1-related isoform X1, protein MSHGAKQLAAGILQATGKGQHGNFLVAIKQEKGEVPRTSSEKAPGEEEPVKKRGWPKGKKRKKILPNGPKAPVTGYVRFLNERREQIRMQHPDLPFPEITKMLGAEWSKLQPADKQRYLDEAEREKQQYMKELREYQQSEAYKMCTEKIQEKKIKKEDAGPASVNTLLNGHPHKGGDYGSDGFSTFDVPIFTEEFLDQNKAREAELRRLRKMNTEFEEQNAILQKHTESMSCAKEKLEQELALEERQTLALQQQLQSVRQALTTSFAALPIPGTGETPTLGTLDFYMAKLHSAIESNPLQHEKLVVRIKEILSRIASEHL, encoded by the exons ATGTCACATGGTGCAAAACAGCTGGCTGCTGGGATTTT GCAAGCCACTGGCAAAGGCCAGCATGGAAACTTCCTGGTGGCCATCAAGCAGGAGAAGGGGGAGGTTCCCCGGACCAGCAGCGAGAAGGCCCCGGGCGAGGAGGAG CCGGTGAAGAAGAGGGGCTGGCCCAaagggaagaagaggaagaagatccTGCCCAATGGCCCCAAGGCCCCAGTGACGGGCTACGTCCGCTTCCTGAACGAGCGCCGGGAGCAGATCCGCATGCAGCATCCTGACCTGCCCTTTCCGGAGATCACCAAGATGCTGGGAGCTGAGTGGAGCAAACTGCAGCCTGCCGACAAACAG CGGTACCTGGACGAGGCGGAGCGCGAGAAGCAGCAGTACATGAAGGAGCTGCGGGAGTATCAGCAGTCAGAGGCCTACAAGATGTGCACAGAGAAGATCCAGGAGAAGAAGATCAAGAAAG AGGATGCTGGTCCTGCGTCTGTGAACACCCTGCTGAACGGGCACCCGCACAAG ggtggggactATGGCAGCGATGGCTTCTCCACCTTCGATGTGCCCATCTTCACCGAGGAGTTCTTGGACCAGAACAAAG CGCGGGAGGCCGAGCTGCGGCGCCTGCGGAAGATGAACACGGAGTTCGAGGAGCAGAACGCCATCCTGCAGAAGCACACGGAGAGCATGAGCTGTGCCAAGGagaagctggagcaggagctggcgctggaggagaggcagacgctggccctgcagcagcagctccagtccgtgcggcaggccctgaccaccagcttcgctgccctccccatcccag gcactggAGAGACGCCCACGCTGGGCACGCTGGATTTCTACATGGCCAAACTGCACAGCGCCATCGAGAGCAACCCGCTGCAGCACGAGAAGCTGGTGGTGCGGATCAAGGAGATCCTCTCCCGGATAGCCAG TGAACACCTCTGA
- the HMG20B gene encoding SWI/SNF-related matrix-associated actin-dependent regulator of chromatin subfamily E member 1-related isoform X2 has protein sequence MSHGAKQLAAGILQATGKGQHGNFLVAIKQEKGEVPRTSSEKAPGEEEPVKKRGWPKGKKRKKILPNGPKAPVTGYVRFLNERREQIRMQHPDLPFPEITKMLGAEWSKLQPADKQRYLDEAEREKQQYMKELREYQQSEAYKMCTEKIQEKKIKKEDAGPASVNTLLNGHPHKGGDYGSDGFSTFDVPIFTEEFLDQNKAREAELRRLRKMNTEFEEQNAILQKHTESMSCAKEKLEQELALEERQTLALQQQLQSVRQALTTSFAALPIPGPCPQALERRPRWARWISTWPNCTAPSRATRCSTRSWWCGSRRSSPG, from the exons ATGTCACATGGTGCAAAACAGCTGGCTGCTGGGATTTT GCAAGCCACTGGCAAAGGCCAGCATGGAAACTTCCTGGTGGCCATCAAGCAGGAGAAGGGGGAGGTTCCCCGGACCAGCAGCGAGAAGGCCCCGGGCGAGGAGGAG CCGGTGAAGAAGAGGGGCTGGCCCAaagggaagaagaggaagaagatccTGCCCAATGGCCCCAAGGCCCCAGTGACGGGCTACGTCCGCTTCCTGAACGAGCGCCGGGAGCAGATCCGCATGCAGCATCCTGACCTGCCCTTTCCGGAGATCACCAAGATGCTGGGAGCTGAGTGGAGCAAACTGCAGCCTGCCGACAAACAG CGGTACCTGGACGAGGCGGAGCGCGAGAAGCAGCAGTACATGAAGGAGCTGCGGGAGTATCAGCAGTCAGAGGCCTACAAGATGTGCACAGAGAAGATCCAGGAGAAGAAGATCAAGAAAG AGGATGCTGGTCCTGCGTCTGTGAACACCCTGCTGAACGGGCACCCGCACAAG ggtggggactATGGCAGCGATGGCTTCTCCACCTTCGATGTGCCCATCTTCACCGAGGAGTTCTTGGACCAGAACAAAG CGCGGGAGGCCGAGCTGCGGCGCCTGCGGAAGATGAACACGGAGTTCGAGGAGCAGAACGCCATCCTGCAGAAGCACACGGAGAGCATGAGCTGTGCCAAGGagaagctggagcaggagctggcgctggaggagaggcagacgctggccctgcagcagcagctccagtccgtgcggcaggccctgaccaccagcttcgctgccctccccatcccag gcccctgtccccaggcactggAGAGACGCCCACGCTGGGCACGCTGGATTTCTACATGGCCAAACTGCACAGCGCCATCGAGAGCAACCCGCTGCAGCACGAGAAGCTGGTGGTGCGGATCAAGGAGATCCTCTCCCGGATAG